One window from the genome of Bdellovibrio sp. NC01 encodes:
- a CDS encoding hydroxymethylglutaryl-CoA reductase, degradative, with amino-acid sequence MKKQLQDVFKGFSKLSREERLKALREVGALQDSDIEYLSKGGLRDTSLGEKFIENVIGYFQMPLGVATNFRIDGKDFVIPMAVEETSIVAAVCKSAKWIRESGSITTEVVGAEIIGQIQCAKIKNFADFEKQILSQKNYMIEISNREVAFGLVRRGGGVRDIQVRRVPRGDGSDMAVVHVLMDPCDAMGANIMNQVCEFLKEPIEQFTGEKVTMCILSNLVDTKITRAVVHIKDIDAELAEKIEEASLFAQQDPYRAATNNKGVLNGIDPVLVATGNDWRAVEAGIHAYACRDGQYRSITRWYRENGGLTGVFEAPLVVGTVGGVTTLHPTAMLCMKMLGTQSANELSRVIAAVGLVQNLGALKALTTVGIIEGHMKLHTKNLALGAGAEEKEIPLVQKKLEEILAIRKRISLSNAIDVLKELRSGSGQTVSTTTHHHS; translated from the coding sequence ATGAAAAAACAACTTCAAGATGTTTTTAAAGGTTTCTCCAAACTTTCCCGTGAAGAAAGATTGAAAGCACTCCGTGAAGTGGGCGCTTTGCAAGACTCTGATATCGAATATCTTTCTAAGGGTGGTTTGCGCGATACATCTTTGGGTGAAAAGTTCATCGAAAACGTCATTGGTTACTTCCAAATGCCTTTGGGTGTTGCAACGAACTTCCGTATCGATGGCAAAGACTTTGTCATCCCGATGGCGGTTGAAGAAACTTCGATCGTTGCTGCCGTTTGTAAAAGTGCAAAATGGATCCGTGAATCAGGTTCAATCACAACGGAAGTTGTGGGCGCTGAAATCATCGGTCAAATTCAGTGTGCGAAAATCAAAAATTTCGCAGACTTTGAAAAACAAATTCTTTCTCAGAAAAACTACATGATCGAAATCTCAAACCGCGAAGTGGCTTTCGGCCTGGTTCGTCGCGGTGGTGGAGTTCGTGACATCCAAGTTCGCCGTGTGCCTCGTGGTGACGGCAGCGATATGGCTGTAGTGCACGTCTTGATGGACCCATGCGATGCAATGGGTGCAAACATCATGAATCAAGTGTGCGAATTCTTGAAAGAGCCGATCGAGCAATTCACTGGCGAAAAAGTGACGATGTGTATTCTTTCAAATCTTGTGGATACAAAAATCACAAGAGCGGTTGTGCACATCAAAGACATTGATGCTGAATTGGCTGAAAAAATTGAAGAAGCTTCTTTGTTCGCACAACAAGATCCTTATCGTGCGGCTACAAATAATAAAGGTGTTCTTAACGGTATCGATCCGGTGTTGGTGGCGACAGGTAATGACTGGCGCGCTGTCGAAGCGGGCATTCATGCTTACGCTTGCCGTGATGGTCAATATCGCTCGATCACTCGTTGGTACCGTGAAAATGGTGGCTTGACGGGCGTCTTCGAAGCGCCACTAGTTGTGGGCACTGTTGGTGGTGTGACGACTCTTCACCCAACAGCGATGTTGTGTATGAAGATGTTGGGCACGCAATCAGCCAACGAATTGTCGCGCGTGATTGCTGCTGTCGGCCTTGTGCAAAACTTGGGTGCTTTGAAAGCATTGACGACTGTGGGTATCATCGAAGGTCACATGAAACTTCACACGAAGAACCTGGCATTAGGTGCTGGTGCTGAAGAAAAAGAAATTCCTTTGGTGCAAAAGAAATTGGAAGAAATCTTGGCAATCCGTAAACGTATTTCTTTAAGCAATGCGATCGACGTCTTGAAAGAGCTTCGTTCTGGTTCTGGCCAAACAGTTTCTACAACGACTCATCATCATTCCTAG
- the mvaD gene encoding diphosphomevalonate decarboxylase encodes MNSVLTSAPSNIALIKYMGKTDTTGNKPTNGSLSYTLENLRTFVRLTEIEGSQDQWKPLVREDLEKIELSEKGQQRFLKHLAMLKNRWGITKSFLVESGNNFPSDCGLASSASSFAALTLAAAEMFQKMNPQPWGEDKKTLSELSRMGSGSSCRSLFSPWALWQAEYAEPMGLEVTHMHHIVVVVEDSKKEVSSSDAHKLVTTSPRFDGRPERAEIRLKDLVHALRFNDWHMARQIVWDEFIDMHRLFETSTPAFSYMTDGSKKVLEDCQKLWNKWQDGPLVTMDAGANVHMLFRNDQKKSFAEYREHFGKDFKVLAFEGVKENVH; translated from the coding sequence ATGAATTCAGTTTTAACTTCAGCACCGTCGAATATTGCTTTGATTAAGTACATGGGTAAGACCGATACGACGGGCAATAAACCGACGAACGGTTCGTTGTCGTATACACTTGAAAACTTGCGCACGTTTGTTCGTTTGACTGAAATTGAAGGGTCGCAAGATCAATGGAAACCCTTGGTGCGTGAAGACCTTGAAAAAATTGAATTGTCTGAAAAAGGGCAGCAGCGTTTTTTAAAACATTTAGCAATGTTGAAAAATCGTTGGGGCATCACAAAGTCTTTCTTGGTTGAATCGGGCAATAACTTTCCGTCGGACTGTGGTCTTGCAAGTTCGGCTTCAAGTTTTGCGGCTTTGACTTTAGCTGCCGCAGAAATGTTTCAGAAAATGAATCCACAGCCGTGGGGTGAAGATAAAAAAACTTTGTCTGAACTTTCGCGCATGGGTTCAGGCTCTTCATGTCGTTCTTTGTTTTCTCCGTGGGCATTGTGGCAGGCGGAGTATGCAGAACCCATGGGTCTTGAGGTCACGCACATGCACCACATCGTTGTGGTGGTTGAAGATTCAAAGAAAGAAGTTTCAAGTTCTGATGCGCATAAGCTTGTAACAACAAGCCCGCGCTTTGATGGCCGCCCTGAGCGTGCAGAGATCCGTTTAAAAGACCTGGTCCATGCTTTGCGCTTCAACGACTGGCACATGGCTCGTCAAATCGTGTGGGATGAATTCATCGATATGCATCGCTTGTTTGAAACAAGCACCCCGGCCTTTAGCTATATGACAGATGGTTCAAAGAAAGTTTTGGAAGATTGCCAAAAACTTTGGAACAAATGGCAAGACGGTCCGTTGGTGACAATGGATGCTGGTGCGAACGTGCACATGCTTTTCAGAAACGATCAAAAGAAATCTTTCGCTGAATATCGTGAACATTTCGGTAAAGACTTTAAAGTCTTGGCTTTTGAAGGTGTTAAAGAAAATGTCCACTAG
- a CDS encoding mevalonate kinase, whose product MSTSFSCKAFGKWILAGEHSVLRGIPALVFPIRSRFLELDYQAGPQALELHLEGDHGQELQLLVWGVLEKACEMKKFSRNELKGSLSIKSSLPVGAGMGASAALCVALTRWLGFLGYVEESEFYEFARNLENLFHGESSGVDIAVALSGTGLRFVRDGERKDLETQWKPRWYISYTGKRGVTVDAVNKVKELIAKDPTRGHRIDQEMREAVELAQKALLWNSPEAQAQLIDAINQAGQCFEQWGLNEGAPAKHIQWLRDNGAIAVKPTGSGGGGYVLSLWTSEPSPEVLKELIPC is encoded by the coding sequence ATGTCCACTAGTTTTTCATGCAAAGCATTCGGCAAATGGATTCTTGCAGGGGAACATTCTGTTCTTCGCGGAATTCCTGCGCTGGTATTTCCGATTCGCTCGCGTTTTTTAGAGCTTGATTATCAGGCGGGTCCACAAGCTTTGGAATTACATCTTGAAGGTGATCACGGCCAAGAGTTGCAATTACTAGTTTGGGGCGTTCTGGAAAAAGCCTGCGAGATGAAAAAGTTTTCGCGCAATGAATTGAAGGGTTCTCTTTCAATTAAATCTTCTTTACCTGTGGGCGCCGGTATGGGTGCTTCGGCAGCGTTGTGTGTGGCTTTGACTCGTTGGTTGGGATTTTTAGGTTATGTGGAAGAGTCTGAGTTCTATGAGTTCGCTCGTAACTTAGAAAATCTATTCCACGGCGAAAGCAGTGGTGTCGATATCGCGGTGGCCTTGTCGGGCACAGGTTTGCGTTTTGTTCGTGATGGCGAGCGCAAAGATTTGGAAACTCAGTGGAAACCACGTTGGTATATCTCTTATACCGGCAAACGCGGAGTCACTGTGGACGCTGTGAACAAAGTAAAAGAATTAATCGCAAAAGATCCAACACGCGGTCATCGCATTGATCAGGAAATGCGTGAAGCGGTCGAGCTTGCCCAAAAAGCTTTGCTGTGGAATTCACCTGAAGCCCAAGCGCAATTGATCGATGCCATCAATCAAGCCGGTCAATGTTTTGAACAGTGGGGACTTAACGAAGGCGCACCCGCGAAACATATTCAATGGCTGCGTGATAATGGCGCGATTGCCGTGAAACCAACGGGCTCGGGCGGTGGCGGTTATGTTCTATCATTATGGACTTCAGAGCCTTCGCCAGAAGTTCTTAAAGAACTGATTCCCTGTTAG
- a CDS encoding ABC transporter permease: protein MNSFRLSFLYLRRHLFATSITVFALALAIAAVTILLKLEILSHSRFNTLAEQSDVIVGAKSGGIDILLGALNFEGDIPAYVPQNLYETLKAKKDISFEDQTTYRESFVITQIAPMLIFGKYNGFTLIGTEASFLNLQPSASAPQISEGAFPSGVKETIVGSAVAAKENLKLGDSLYVHARIHDSSQESSAFAVKVVGILKPTGKIWDQGIYTNLETAQQAVMATPGYQTIWGPHILSYFLINIKEGGEASLATLINQRTVSQLVFVDKEKKHLEELTGSSKELQFLVVGALLVLSTLTVLAVFFTRIEARSLELAVLRALGWARRDLTGLLLIEGFWMGLASIVLAAVIDVVMSPVILATAGSQLPAATASTWPPWMILVTGLLALIAIAIASLPPLWRLYRQDVHSALRNIS from the coding sequence ATGAATTCATTCCGTCTTTCATTCTTGTATTTGCGTCGTCATCTGTTTGCGACTTCAATCACGGTCTTTGCCTTGGCCCTGGCCATTGCCGCGGTGACAATTCTTTTAAAGTTAGAAATCCTCTCGCACTCGCGCTTTAATACTTTGGCAGAACAAAGTGATGTGATCGTGGGCGCAAAATCAGGCGGCATTGATATTTTATTAGGCGCTTTGAATTTTGAAGGCGATATCCCCGCTTATGTTCCGCAAAATCTTTATGAAACGTTGAAGGCTAAAAAAGATATTTCTTTTGAAGACCAGACGACTTACCGCGAGTCTTTCGTAATCACACAGATTGCTCCGATGTTGATATTCGGAAAGTACAATGGCTTTACCTTAATCGGTACCGAAGCAAGTTTCTTAAATTTGCAGCCTTCTGCAAGTGCTCCACAAATTTCTGAAGGCGCATTTCCGTCTGGTGTTAAAGAGACAATCGTTGGTTCTGCGGTTGCTGCAAAAGAAAATCTCAAATTGGGCGATTCGCTTTATGTGCATGCGCGTATTCACGATTCTTCGCAAGAAAGTTCTGCTTTTGCTGTGAAAGTTGTCGGTATTTTAAAGCCAACTGGAAAAATCTGGGATCAAGGTATCTATACAAATCTTGAAACGGCTCAACAAGCCGTGATGGCGACTCCGGGCTATCAAACAATCTGGGGCCCGCATATTTTAAGTTATTTTTTGATTAACATCAAAGAAGGCGGCGAAGCTTCGCTTGCAACTTTGATCAACCAAAGAACTGTTTCGCAACTGGTCTTCGTCGATAAAGAAAAGAAACACTTGGAAGAACTAACGGGTTCAAGCAAAGAGCTGCAATTCTTAGTTGTCGGTGCCTTATTAGTCTTAAGTACTTTGACGGTGCTTGCGGTGTTCTTTACGCGTATCGAAGCGCGTTCTTTGGAGTTAGCGGTGTTGCGTGCCTTAGGATGGGCTCGTCGTGATTTGACGGGTTTATTATTAATTGAAGGCTTCTGGATGGGACTTGCGTCTATCGTTCTTGCCGCAGTGATTGATGTCGTTATGAGTCCGGTGATTCTTGCAACCGCGGGTTCACAATTGCCGGCGGCGACAGCAAGCACATGGCCACCATGGATGATCTTAGTAACAGGCTTATTAGCATTGATTGCTATTGCCATCGCAAGCTTACCGCCTTTGTGGCGCTTGTATCGCCAAGACGTTCACTCCGCCCTACGCAATATTTCTTAA
- a CDS encoding ATP-binding cassette domain-containing protein, with the protein MELQLQGIETPYFKVSNFSLSPGKRLLIKGPSGTGKTTFLHLLAGLYTPTAGDIQWDQKSIKSLSESELSHIRRTKMGLVFQNLNLLSYLTATENIELSGASREVAHELLGKVGLAEKTSRRTQQLSLGEQQRVAVARVLAQKPELILADEPTSSLDDKNAEHVMNLLIGDLREQSLVMVSHDHRIEKFFTDIVPVQELLR; encoded by the coding sequence ATGGAACTGCAACTTCAAGGCATCGAAACACCCTATTTTAAAGTCTCGAACTTTAGCCTTTCCCCAGGAAAACGTCTGTTGATCAAAGGTCCAAGTGGTACTGGTAAGACGACTTTCCTTCATCTCTTAGCGGGTTTATATACTCCTACCGCGGGTGACATTCAGTGGGATCAGAAATCCATTAAGAGCTTATCTGAAAGTGAACTCAGTCACATTCGTAGAACAAAGATGGGTTTGGTCTTTCAAAATTTGAACTTACTAAGCTACCTAACCGCGACTGAAAATATCGAACTGAGCGGCGCCAGTCGCGAAGTCGCGCATGAGTTGCTGGGTAAAGTCGGTTTGGCCGAGAAAACCTCACGCCGCACTCAGCAATTAAGCCTGGGCGAACAACAGCGTGTCGCCGTGGCCCGCGTTTTAGCGCAAAAGCCTGAATTAATTTTAGCCGATGAACCCACATCCAGCTTAGATGATAAAAATGCCGAGCACGTGATGAACTTATTAATCGGCGATTTGCGCGAGCAAAGTCTGGTTATGGTCAGTCATGACCACCGCATTGAAAAGTTTTTTACTGACATCGTGCCTGTACAGGAGTTGCTAAGATGA
- a CDS encoding GNAT family N-acetyltransferase, with product MVNQASKSQFQVNWCKDESSLREVLKLRKLCFPAIKEYLSDADLLAHHLVIRNDEQQIIGAYRVTLSTQTERFETEDDFLIEEFKKKPGIKVELAWACVHPDYRDGRVIHLLWRALSEFFKEHQVRYVFGLASVTTEGSEQVLDIMSYLKNENYVIAQNSITARHGYFSENAVVLERAHTQPLRRRLLPSLLRAYLMAGALVCLQPVFDADLDCYDFMTVLDVDSAAPAVATHFNFK from the coding sequence ATGGTGAATCAAGCAAGCAAATCTCAATTTCAAGTGAACTGGTGCAAAGACGAATCAAGTCTGCGCGAAGTTCTTAAGCTGCGAAAGCTCTGCTTTCCTGCAATTAAAGAGTATTTAAGCGATGCTGATCTGCTTGCCCATCACTTGGTTATCAGAAACGATGAGCAGCAAATTATCGGAGCCTACCGCGTCACACTTTCCACGCAAACAGAACGCTTCGAAACTGAAGATGATTTCCTGATTGAAGAATTCAAGAAGAAGCCAGGAATCAAAGTTGAACTTGCCTGGGCCTGCGTGCATCCAGATTATCGCGATGGCCGAGTCATTCACTTGCTATGGCGTGCGCTCAGTGAATTCTTTAAGGAACATCAAGTGCGATACGTTTTTGGATTAGCGAGTGTCACAACCGAAGGTTCCGAACAAGTTCTAGATATCATGAGCTATCTGAAGAACGAAAACTACGTTATCGCACAGAATTCAATCACAGCTCGTCATGGGTATTTTTCTGAAAATGCCGTTGTGTTAGAGCGGGCCCATACGCAACCGTTACGCAGACGATTGTTGCCCAGTTTATTAAGGGCGTACCTGATGGCGGGGGCTCTGGTATGTTTGCAACCCGTGTTCGATGCAGATTTAGATTGTTACGACTTTATGACCGTTTTAGATGTCGACAGTGCGGCACCTGCCGTCGCAACTCATTTCAATTTCAAATAG
- a CDS encoding DNA alkylation repair protein, translating into MELQNDVLKQRSPKKAAFLQGFFKTGKGQYAEGDIFYGLTVGQSRALSRKYKDLSFTDLQILMNSEIHEERLIALLILVLQYESTDDSKVHTRIYKFFLKNSKRVNNWDLVDSSAPNIVGNYLLNRDRAILYKYAASKNLWQRRIAIISTFTFIRNNDFKDTLKIVKLLMSDKHDLIHKACGWMLREVGKRDVAVLKKFLNANATKLPRTALRYSIEHFPKSVRDSYLKLK; encoded by the coding sequence ATGGAATTGCAAAATGACGTTTTAAAGCAAAGATCACCGAAAAAAGCTGCGTTCCTACAAGGCTTTTTTAAAACTGGCAAAGGGCAATACGCTGAAGGCGATATCTTTTACGGCCTGACAGTAGGACAGTCCCGCGCGCTCAGTCGCAAGTACAAAGATCTATCCTTCACTGATCTGCAAATCTTGATGAATTCCGAAATTCATGAAGAGCGTTTGATTGCGCTGCTCATTTTGGTTTTACAATACGAAAGCACGGACGATTCAAAAGTTCACACGCGCATCTATAAATTCTTTTTGAAGAACTCAAAGCGGGTCAACAACTGGGATCTGGTCGACTCTTCCGCTCCGAATATTGTTGGCAATTATTTACTAAATCGCGATCGTGCGATTCTTTATAAGTATGCTGCTTCAAAAAATCTGTGGCAGCGACGTATTGCGATTATTTCAACCTTCACTTTCATTCGTAATAATGATTTCAAGGACACCTTGAAGATCGTAAAACTTTTGATGAGCGATAAGCACGACCTGATTCACAAAGCTTGCGGCTGGATGTTGCGCGAAGTGGGAAAACGTGATGTCGCAGTTCTTAAGAAGTTTTTAAATGCAAATGCAACAAAACTCCCACGCACAGCTTTACGTTATTCCATCGAACACTTTCCAAAATCAGTGCGCGATTCCTATTTGAAATTGAAATGA